The Microbacterium sp. SORGH_AS_0862 genome has a segment encoding these proteins:
- the cofG gene encoding 7,8-didemethyl-8-hydroxy-5-deazariboflavin synthase CofG: MPTPRTDLRSDVGPETAPVLVAHAIDRARSGARLGVNEVLALVTADGADRDLLFAAASALRDEGLALAGRPGVITYSRKVFVPLTTLCRDRCHYCIFVDTPGQLLKKNKPAYMSPEQVLQVVRQGAALGCKEVLLTLGDRPEDRWPEARVWLDEHGYASTLDYVAAIARLVTAETGLLAHLNPGVMHAHELDALRPVAPSMGMMLETTSRALFETPGQPHFGSPDKDPALRLQVIEDAGAARIPFTTGILVGIGETPLDRAESLIALRDAEERHGHIQEVIVQNFRAKPRTAMQDAPDADLLEYATVVAAARIVMGARMRIQVPPNLSDPTEFALLVGAGIDDWGGVSPLTADHVNPERPWPHVDDLAAATASLGYELRERLTAHPEYLADADTWLDPAMHAPVAALADPETHLARTATHVRRNTGGDARAKTGRGLAERAAADPLALDDAEWQRLLEATGTALDDLAHIADDVRRYTVGEAITIAVNRNLTSTGYRSAGAQTPDQFDLADAAAIAADAWDLGATELCVQGLIGSDEDATAYLDIIRAARAGAPGIHLHAYRPQDVQDLAARAGLTLADAFAAMRDAGVDTVPGTGVKVLSERVRDLIAPGDLEIDRWVETITAAHRAGFRSTSVLFYGHVETAAERIAHLGALRRIQSQTRGFTEFVPIPLPGPGGGVGLVAGRSALDEHRAMVAVARLFLSGSIPHIQIPWTRHGLETSAVLLQAGGDDLGGTLLDGRVRSEAGIEAGNQLPLPDAAKLARRLFRPLRQRTTVYGEPSDERKAAVR, from the coding sequence GTGCCCACGCCTCGTACCGACCTCCGGTCAGATGTGGGGCCCGAGACCGCTCCCGTGCTCGTCGCCCACGCGATCGACCGTGCCCGCTCGGGCGCACGACTGGGCGTGAACGAGGTGCTCGCCCTCGTCACCGCCGACGGCGCCGACCGCGATCTCCTGTTCGCCGCCGCATCCGCTCTGCGCGACGAGGGCCTCGCTCTCGCCGGGCGCCCCGGGGTCATCACCTACTCGCGCAAGGTGTTCGTGCCTCTGACGACCCTCTGCCGCGACCGGTGCCACTACTGCATCTTCGTCGACACGCCCGGCCAGCTGCTGAAGAAGAACAAGCCTGCGTACATGTCGCCCGAGCAGGTGCTTCAGGTGGTGCGCCAGGGCGCGGCGCTCGGGTGCAAGGAGGTGCTGCTGACCCTCGGCGACCGCCCGGAGGATCGCTGGCCCGAGGCCCGCGTCTGGCTCGACGAGCACGGGTACGCGTCGACGCTCGACTACGTCGCCGCCATCGCCCGGCTCGTCACGGCCGAGACGGGCCTGCTCGCACATCTGAACCCTGGGGTCATGCACGCGCACGAACTCGACGCCCTCCGACCCGTGGCCCCCTCGATGGGCATGATGCTGGAGACGACCTCTCGCGCGCTCTTCGAGACGCCGGGGCAACCGCACTTCGGCTCCCCCGACAAGGATCCCGCGCTCCGACTGCAGGTGATCGAGGATGCCGGAGCCGCCCGCATCCCGTTCACCACCGGCATCCTCGTCGGCATCGGGGAGACACCCCTCGACCGCGCGGAATCGCTCATCGCGCTGCGCGACGCCGAGGAGCGACACGGCCACATCCAGGAAGTGATCGTGCAGAACTTCCGCGCGAAGCCGCGCACGGCCATGCAGGACGCTCCCGACGCAGACCTGCTGGAGTACGCGACCGTCGTCGCGGCGGCGCGGATAGTGATGGGCGCGCGGATGCGGATCCAGGTGCCCCCGAACCTGTCCGACCCGACCGAGTTCGCCCTGCTCGTCGGCGCGGGGATCGACGATTGGGGCGGGGTGTCGCCACTGACCGCCGACCACGTGAACCCCGAGCGCCCGTGGCCTCACGTCGACGACCTGGCGGCGGCTACTGCGTCCCTCGGCTACGAGTTGCGTGAACGCCTGACGGCTCACCCCGAGTACCTCGCCGACGCCGACACGTGGCTCGACCCCGCGATGCACGCGCCGGTCGCCGCGCTCGCCGACCCCGAGACCCACCTCGCCCGCACCGCCACCCATGTTCGAAGGAACACGGGCGGGGATGCGCGCGCGAAGACCGGGCGGGGGCTCGCGGAGCGCGCGGCGGCCGACCCGCTGGCGCTCGACGACGCCGAATGGCAGCGACTGCTCGAGGCGACGGGCACCGCTCTCGACGACCTCGCGCACATCGCCGACGACGTGCGCCGTTACACGGTCGGCGAGGCGATCACGATCGCGGTCAACCGCAATCTCACCTCCACCGGCTACCGCTCCGCGGGCGCGCAGACACCCGACCAGTTCGACCTCGCGGATGCGGCGGCGATCGCCGCGGACGCGTGGGACCTCGGCGCGACGGAGCTCTGCGTCCAGGGCCTGATCGGGTCGGATGAGGACGCGACCGCGTACCTCGACATCATCCGCGCCGCGCGCGCCGGAGCGCCCGGCATCCACCTGCACGCCTATCGTCCGCAGGACGTGCAGGACCTCGCCGCGCGCGCCGGCCTCACGCTCGCGGACGCGTTCGCCGCGATGCGGGATGCGGGTGTCGACACCGTTCCGGGCACCGGGGTGAAGGTGCTGTCGGAGCGGGTGCGCGACCTCATCGCCCCCGGCGACCTCGAGATCGACCGCTGGGTCGAGACGATCACAGCCGCCCACCGCGCCGGGTTCCGCTCCACGAGCGTTCTGTTCTACGGCCACGTCGAGACCGCGGCCGAGCGCATCGCGCATCTCGGCGCGCTCCGGCGCATCCAGTCCCAGACGCGCGGTTTCACGGAGTTCGTTCCGATCCCGCTCCCCGGTCCCGGCGGCGGAGTCGGTCTCGTTGCCGGCCGGTCGGCGCTCGACGAGCACCGCGCCATGGTCGCGGTCGCGCGCCTGTTCCTGTCGGGCAGCATCCCCCACATCCAGATCCCGTGGACGCGGCACGGGCTCGAGACGAGCGCCGTACTGCTGCAGGCAGGCGGCGACGACCTCGGCGGCACGCTGCTCGACGGTCGCGTGCGCTCCGAGGCCGGGATCGAGGCGGGCAATCAGCTCCCTCTCCCGGATGCGGCGAAGCTCGCCCGTCGGCTCTTCCGACCGCTGCGTCAGCGCACGACGGTGTACGGCGAACCGTCCGACGAGCGCAAGGCGGCGGTGCGATGA
- a CDS encoding YbaB/EbfC family nucleoid-associated protein, protein MSDDFMRDADASIARVEQQIAAAQEQAKRGQQFQRDVAEVRATASSPRRELRVTVDASGRLLDADLSDAAMELAPQALSRLLVDTARVAQRQAGEQAVRIAAELFGEQAGATERLRAEIADALPQGGGTNVRWS, encoded by the coding sequence GTGAGCGACGATTTCATGCGGGATGCGGACGCGTCCATCGCACGCGTCGAGCAGCAGATCGCGGCTGCCCAGGAGCAGGCGAAGCGCGGTCAGCAGTTCCAGCGCGACGTCGCGGAGGTGCGCGCCACCGCCAGCTCGCCCCGGCGCGAACTTCGTGTGACGGTCGACGCGTCGGGCCGGTTGCTCGATGCGGACCTGTCGGACGCGGCTATGGAACTCGCGCCGCAGGCGCTGTCCCGCCTGCTCGTCGACACGGCCCGCGTCGCGCAGCGCCAAGCGGGTGAGCAGGCGGTGCGCATCGCCGCGGAGCTGTTCGGCGAACAGGCCGGCGCCACCGAACGGCTGCGCGCCGAGATAGCCGACGCCCTGCCGCAGGGTGGCGGGACGAACGTACGGTGGTCGTGA
- a CDS encoding ABC transporter permease translates to MSLVNVTRSELTKQFTTSIWWILGIVLAGYVGFTAAGLSVVFALAASGALPSSGGGLTATGVPGDVSSLIYSLAASVGYVFPLLIGTLLVTGEFRHNTLTPTFLTTPKRGRVLAAKVLAGAVMGLVYAALALIVTVGPAAGVLAGFGQRTGLDSSDTWAMLGRIVIAFVLWVVVGIGVGLVVRNQVAAVVIVLAFTQFVEPLLRFGGGFVSGLSDAARFLPGAASDTLVGASLFSASAGGDAGAPLEWWVGGLVLLAYGLLLTVLGYSASWRRDVG, encoded by the coding sequence ATGAGCCTCGTGAACGTCACCCGCTCCGAACTGACCAAGCAGTTCACCACCTCGATCTGGTGGATCCTCGGCATCGTGCTCGCCGGATACGTGGGGTTCACGGCAGCGGGCCTGTCCGTGGTGTTCGCGCTCGCCGCGAGCGGCGCCCTGCCCTCTAGCGGAGGCGGCCTCACGGCGACGGGCGTACCGGGCGACGTCAGCTCCCTGATCTACAGCCTCGCCGCATCCGTCGGCTACGTGTTCCCGCTGCTGATCGGCACACTGCTCGTCACCGGCGAGTTCCGCCACAACACGCTCACGCCCACGTTCCTCACCACACCGAAGCGCGGACGGGTACTTGCCGCGAAGGTCCTGGCCGGCGCCGTCATGGGTCTGGTCTACGCCGCGCTGGCACTGATCGTCACCGTCGGCCCCGCCGCCGGCGTCCTGGCCGGGTTCGGGCAGCGCACGGGCCTCGACTCGTCGGACACGTGGGCGATGCTGGGACGCATCGTGATCGCCTTCGTGCTGTGGGTCGTGGTCGGCATCGGCGTGGGCCTCGTCGTGCGCAACCAGGTCGCGGCGGTCGTGATCGTGCTCGCCTTCACGCAGTTCGTCGAGCCCCTGCTGCGCTTCGGCGGCGGCTTCGTCTCCGGGCTGAGCGACGCGGCCCGATTCCTGCCGGGCGCCGCCAGTGACACCCTCGTCGGCGCGAGCCTGTTCTCGGCCAGCGCGGGAGGGGATGCGGGTGCGCCGCTCGAGTGGTGGGTCGGCGGTCTCGTGCTGCTCGCCTACGGCCTGCTGCTCACCGTGCTCGGATACTCCGCGAGCTGGCGCCGCGACGTCGGCTGA
- a CDS encoding WXG100 family type VII secretion target has translation MGDLSITPAALTASAGELRRESQRIEGALRALEQEANRLRGNWDGAARVAYDNAQRAWSMEFEHMKTVLARIASATESIAEDYVTTDRNSAKLFQR, from the coding sequence ATGGGCGATCTGAGCATCACTCCGGCGGCACTGACCGCATCCGCGGGCGAGCTTCGCCGCGAGTCGCAGCGGATCGAGGGCGCCTTGCGCGCCCTCGAGCAGGAGGCGAACCGTCTCCGCGGCAACTGGGATGGCGCTGCGCGCGTCGCGTACGACAACGCGCAGCGTGCCTGGTCGATGGAGTTCGAGCACATGAAGACGGTGCTCGCCCGCATCGCCTCGGCGACTGAGTCGATCGCAGAGGACTACGTCACGACCGACCGCAACTCGGCGAAACTGTTCCAGCGCTGA
- a CDS encoding WXG100 family type VII secretion target — translation MSEKISAEEGALLRGAEAVSATYLDIADSTRRVIAELDQIQSIWQGEASQSYAQMMQTWTAGAQKINQTLVHLEEALRSTERSQNALEEQHQSTIGGLGAMMGGA, via the coding sequence ATGAGCGAGAAGATCTCCGCAGAAGAGGGAGCGCTGCTGCGCGGTGCCGAGGCGGTCTCAGCGACCTATCTCGACATCGCCGACAGCACCCGGCGCGTGATCGCCGAACTCGACCAGATCCAGTCGATCTGGCAGGGCGAGGCCTCGCAGTCCTACGCGCAGATGATGCAGACGTGGACGGCGGGCGCGCAGAAGATCAACCAGACGCTGGTCCACCTGGAGGAGGCGCTGCGGTCGACGGAGCGTTCGCAGAACGCTCTCGAGGAGCAGCACCAGTCCACCATCGGTGGCCTGGGCGCGATGATGGGAGGCGCGTGA
- the cofC gene encoding 2-phospho-L-lactate guanylyltransferase gives MNLDWTVVVPLKAAASGKSRLGASTELVRAIGLDTVAAAAAVARVVVVTADRQTAADAAAISGATVVVEEEPDGLNAAIALGMPASDTPRAALLGDLPALRPDDLRRALDAAASVDRAVVADAEGTGSTLVTARAGVAWQSAFGAGSLARHLALGCERLDVSEHSSLRRDVDTVAQLAEAAALGLGPRSVRFSTGSALSQGGPHREA, from the coding sequence GTGAACCTCGACTGGACGGTCGTCGTCCCGCTGAAGGCGGCGGCATCCGGCAAGTCACGGCTGGGAGCGAGCACCGAGCTGGTGCGCGCAATCGGTCTCGACACGGTGGCGGCTGCCGCCGCAGTCGCGCGCGTGGTCGTCGTCACGGCGGATCGACAGACGGCAGCGGACGCGGCCGCGATCAGCGGCGCGACGGTCGTCGTCGAAGAGGAGCCCGACGGGTTGAACGCGGCGATCGCCCTCGGGATGCCCGCATCGGATACGCCTCGCGCGGCGCTGCTCGGCGACCTGCCGGCGCTCCGCCCCGACGACCTCCGCAGAGCACTGGATGCGGCCGCATCCGTCGATCGCGCCGTGGTGGCAGATGCCGAGGGCACCGGCTCGACCCTGGTCACCGCGCGGGCGGGGGTGGCGTGGCAGAGCGCGTTCGGTGCGGGTTCCCTGGCCCGCCATCTGGCGCTCGGCTGCGAGCGCCTCGACGTGTCGGAGCACTCCTCCCTGCGCCGCGACGTGGACACGGTCGCGCAGCTCGCGGAGGCTGCCGCGTTGGGTCTCGGACCTCGCTCCGTTCGGTTCTCCACAGGTAGCGCCCTTTCGCAGGGAGGCCCCCACCGAGAGGCGTAA
- a CDS encoding NAD(P)/FAD-dependent oxidoreductase has protein sequence MTREVEVAIVGAGFGGLAMASALRRAGRESFAVLDRGSSVGGTWRDNTYPGVACDVPSHLYGLANHPWPDWSGLFARGDEIHRYLQHIAEAEQLGERLLLETPLQSAAWDGERWSVETGRGEDVSARRLVLACGRLTEPSIPDIPGLESFEGPLFHSARWDHTAPLAGRRIAVVGTGASAVQLVPALVAQGAEVVLFQRTPAWIVPRGDVDYTAAERRRFAQHPDELTRLRDQLYREGEERFASRSGDEDAARAARAVALAHLEAQVTDPTLRRALTPDYAFGCKRVLLSDEFYPAVASDAVAFEPSALARVDGGELVAASGARYRADMLVLATGFAASEQPYAPLVTGEEGTTLAEHWGEGMTSYASTVVAGFPNLFVLNGPNASLGHNSSLLMLEAQAEYVTRCLDRAGDDVLRLRPDAEKAYTARIDAAAASRPWLTGGCDNWYVDARSGRLTLLWPDTVDAFRAMLGSTDGSEFLPAPLHRDASRARGES, from the coding sequence ATGACGCGCGAGGTCGAGGTCGCCATCGTCGGCGCGGGCTTCGGCGGGCTCGCGATGGCGTCGGCGCTTCGGCGGGCAGGACGGGAGTCGTTCGCCGTGCTCGATCGGGGCAGCTCGGTCGGCGGCACCTGGCGCGACAACACGTATCCGGGCGTCGCGTGCGACGTGCCCTCGCACCTCTACGGACTCGCGAACCACCCGTGGCCCGACTGGTCGGGGCTGTTCGCCCGCGGTGACGAGATCCACCGCTACCTGCAGCACATCGCGGAGGCGGAGCAGCTCGGCGAGCGCCTGCTGCTGGAGACCCCGCTGCAGTCGGCCGCGTGGGACGGCGAGCGCTGGTCCGTGGAGACCGGACGCGGCGAGGATGTGAGCGCCCGCCGGCTCGTGCTCGCGTGCGGACGACTCACGGAGCCGTCCATCCCCGACATCCCGGGGCTCGAGAGCTTCGAGGGGCCCCTGTTCCATTCCGCGCGCTGGGATCACACGGCGCCCCTCGCCGGCCGGCGCATCGCCGTGGTCGGCACGGGCGCCTCGGCCGTGCAGCTGGTGCCAGCGCTCGTCGCACAGGGCGCCGAGGTCGTGCTGTTCCAGCGCACGCCCGCGTGGATCGTGCCGCGGGGCGACGTGGATTACACGGCCGCCGAGCGGCGCCGCTTCGCGCAGCATCCGGACGAGCTGACCCGGCTGCGCGACCAGCTGTACCGCGAGGGAGAGGAGCGCTTCGCTTCGCGCTCGGGCGATGAGGATGCAGCGCGTGCCGCCCGCGCGGTCGCGCTCGCTCATCTCGAGGCACAGGTGACGGATCCGACCCTCCGCCGCGCGCTGACCCCCGACTACGCATTCGGCTGCAAGCGCGTGCTGCTGTCGGACGAGTTCTACCCGGCCGTCGCCTCGGATGCGGTCGCGTTCGAGCCGTCGGCGCTCGCGCGCGTGGACGGCGGCGAGCTGGTCGCCGCATCCGGCGCCCGCTACCGCGCCGACATGCTCGTGCTCGCGACCGGGTTCGCCGCATCCGAGCAGCCGTACGCACCGCTCGTGACGGGCGAGGAGGGAACGACGCTCGCCGAGCACTGGGGCGAAGGGATGACCTCGTACGCGTCGACCGTCGTGGCCGGTTTCCCGAACCTGTTCGTCCTCAACGGCCCGAACGCCTCACTCGGACACAACTCGTCGCTGCTGATGCTGGAAGCGCAGGCGGAGTACGTCACGCGCTGTCTGGACCGCGCTGGCGACGACGTCCTGCGGCTCCGTCCGGATGCGGAGAAGGCCTACACCGCCCGCATCGATGCGGCGGCCGCATCCCGCCCCTGGCTCACAGGCGGCTGCGACAACTGGTACGTCGACGCGCGGTCGGGAAGGCTCACCCTGCTGTGGCCCGACACCGTCGACGCGTTCCGCGCCATGCTGGGTTCCACCGATGGGTCGGAGTTCCTGCCGGCCCCGCTGCACCGCGACGCGTCGCGGGCGAGAGGAGAGTCATGA
- a CDS encoding ABC transporter ATP-binding protein: protein MPDGQILEFSEVTKRFGAVDAVSRLSARIEPGLVTGFLGPNGAGKTTSLRMLLGLVRPTSGTTTIGGSHYSELRDPLRTVGAALEASSFHPGRSGANHLKVYAQAAGLPTSRIDETLALVGLSDAAGRKVGGYSLGMRQRLGLATALLGDPGVLVLDEPSNGLDPEGIKWMRMLLRAFADEGRTVLVSSHLLMEIQQTADRLLILARGKLVFDGGIEDLADPDEYATVVDAPDRAALEAALTAAGHSFEVLRSGLTVRGAEPVEVGALAAASGIALSGLQRRGPELEEIFLALVDGTRVHPPVGEVAAIPAVDEDAPLAPENDPAPETSEIAEAPDVEVSLDTPVPDGAAEAAREDAAAAAEDAPVDEIEPLDEPAPTDPASDAEPAEAPADDADPAPTEAIRITEPVHDAEPHPEADDREEGGRA, encoded by the coding sequence ATGCCCGACGGCCAGATCCTGGAGTTCTCCGAGGTCACCAAGAGATTCGGCGCGGTCGACGCCGTATCCCGGTTGAGCGCGCGTATCGAGCCCGGCCTCGTGACCGGATTCCTCGGCCCGAACGGCGCCGGCAAGACCACGTCTCTGCGCATGCTGCTGGGGCTCGTCCGGCCCACATCGGGCACGACGACGATCGGCGGATCGCACTACAGCGAACTGCGTGATCCGCTGCGCACGGTCGGCGCCGCACTGGAGGCGTCGAGCTTCCACCCCGGGCGCAGCGGCGCCAACCACCTGAAGGTGTACGCGCAGGCGGCGGGCCTGCCGACCAGCCGTATCGACGAGACGCTCGCCCTCGTCGGCCTCTCGGACGCCGCAGGCCGCAAGGTCGGCGGTTACTCCCTCGGAATGCGGCAGCGACTGGGCCTGGCGACGGCGCTGCTCGGCGACCCGGGCGTCCTGGTGCTCGACGAGCCCTCGAACGGACTCGATCCCGAGGGCATCAAGTGGATGCGGATGCTGCTGCGCGCCTTCGCCGACGAGGGCCGGACGGTACTCGTCTCCTCGCACCTGCTCATGGAGATCCAGCAGACCGCGGATCGTCTGCTGATCCTCGCCCGAGGAAAGCTCGTGTTCGACGGCGGCATCGAAGATCTCGCCGACCCCGACGAGTACGCGACGGTCGTCGATGCCCCCGATCGCGCCGCCCTCGAGGCGGCCCTCACCGCCGCGGGGCACTCGTTCGAGGTGCTGCGCTCGGGACTCACGGTGCGCGGAGCGGAGCCCGTCGAGGTCGGCGCACTCGCCGCCGCGTCCGGCATCGCCCTGTCGGGCCTGCAGCGCCGCGGCCCCGAGCTCGAAGAGATCTTCCTCGCGCTGGTCGACGGCACGCGGGTGCACCCGCCGGTGGGCGAGGTCGCAGCGATCCCCGCGGTCGACGAGGACGCCCCGCTCGCACCCGAGAACGACCCCGCGCCGGAGACGTCGGAGATCGCCGAGGCGCCCGATGTCGAGGTGTCGCTGGACACGCCCGTTCCCGATGGTGCCGCCGAGGCTGCTCGCGAGGATGCGGCCGCTGCCGCCGAGGACGCGCCGGTCGACGAGATCGAGCCGCTCGACGAGCCCGCGCCCACCGATCCCGCATCCGACGCCGAGCCGGCGGAAGCCCCGGCGGACGACGCCGATCCTGCGCCGACCGAGGCGATCCGGATCACCGAGCCGGTGCATGACGCCGAGCCGCATCCCGAAGCAGACGACCGCGAGGAAGGGGGCCGGGCATGA
- the fgd gene encoding glucose-6-phosphate dehydrogenase (coenzyme-F420): MTVPLRLGYKASAEQFSPDRLADFAVLAEEVGFDSVFISDHFQPWMHEGGHAPAALPWLGAVGARTSRVLLGTSVLTPTFRYHPAVVAQAFATLGVMFPGRVILGVGTGEALNEVTLGLDWPDPPERFQRLKEAITLIQKLWAGERVTYEGNFWSVSDATVYDRPTTPVPIYIGAAGPAATRLAGRIADGFITTSGKDPKLYTDTLLPALAEGIEKAGRSSDDVDTLIEVKVSYAADRETALEKTRFWAPLALSAEEKMGVHDPIEMQRRAAELPIERAASRFIVSTDPDEHVEQIARYVDLGFRHLVFHDPGEDQEQFLRTYGEEILPRLRARFA, from the coding sequence ATGACCGTTCCCCTGCGTCTGGGCTACAAGGCCTCGGCCGAGCAGTTCTCCCCCGATCGACTCGCCGACTTCGCCGTGCTGGCGGAGGAGGTCGGGTTCGACTCGGTCTTCATCTCCGATCATTTCCAGCCCTGGATGCATGAGGGCGGGCATGCTCCGGCGGCCTTGCCGTGGCTGGGGGCCGTGGGGGCGCGGACCTCGCGGGTGCTGCTGGGTACCAGCGTGCTCACGCCCACGTTCCGCTATCACCCGGCCGTCGTGGCGCAGGCGTTCGCGACGCTCGGGGTGATGTTCCCCGGCCGCGTGATCCTGGGCGTCGGCACGGGTGAGGCGCTCAACGAGGTGACACTCGGGCTGGACTGGCCCGATCCGCCCGAACGCTTCCAGCGTCTCAAGGAGGCCATCACCCTCATCCAGAAGCTGTGGGCGGGCGAGCGCGTCACCTACGAGGGCAACTTCTGGAGTGTGAGCGACGCGACGGTCTACGACCGCCCGACGACGCCCGTGCCGATCTACATCGGTGCGGCGGGACCCGCGGCGACACGTCTGGCCGGGCGCATCGCCGACGGCTTCATCACGACGAGCGGCAAGGATCCGAAGCTCTACACGGACACGCTCCTCCCAGCCCTCGCCGAGGGCATCGAGAAGGCGGGGCGCTCCAGCGACGACGTCGACACCCTGATCGAGGTCAAGGTGTCGTACGCCGCCGATCGCGAGACCGCGCTCGAGAAGACGCGCTTCTGGGCTCCGCTGGCGCTCAGCGCCGAAGAGAAGATGGGCGTCCACGACCCGATCGAGATGCAGCGTCGGGCGGCCGAGCTGCCGATCGAGCGCGCCGCATCCCGCTTCATCGTCTCGACCGATCCCGACGAGCACGTCGAGCAGATCGCCCGCTACGTCGACCTCGGCTTCCGGCACCTGGTGTTCCACGACCCGGGTGAGGATCAGGAGCAGTTCTTGCGCACCTACGGCGAGGAGATCCTTCCGCGTCTGCGCGCACGCTTCGCGTGA
- a CDS encoding enoyl-CoA hydratase/isomerase family protein: MSGTDATVLVRSDQGVGRLTLNRPRALNAVDIEMVRRLAEALDAWEHDADVEVVLLDGSGERGFCAGGDVRLLREQAMSSDAERTADFFLAEYALNARLAEYPKPVVTIADGITMGGGVGLASHAGHRVVTERSQLAMPETRIGFTPDVGGTWLLAHAPGRIGEYLALTGGTMDAADAIYAGFADHLVPSDRIDAFRDALETRADPQGPAELVLLFDETPDTSRLEAARAWIDDAFSADTVTEILARLRAHPEPDAAAAAELIASLSPTALSVTLEAVRRARRKRSLREVLEQEYGLVMWFALTQPDLVEGIRAQLVDKDRSPHWDPASLDDLDPGTVDQAFAFRPPRALWG, from the coding sequence ATGAGCGGTACGGATGCGACGGTGCTGGTGCGGTCGGATCAGGGGGTGGGGCGGCTGACGCTGAACCGTCCGCGCGCGCTCAACGCGGTCGACATCGAGATGGTCCGCCGGCTCGCCGAGGCCCTCGATGCGTGGGAGCACGACGCCGATGTCGAGGTCGTACTGCTCGACGGTTCGGGAGAGCGCGGCTTCTGCGCGGGCGGCGATGTGCGTCTGCTGCGCGAGCAGGCGATGAGCTCAGATGCGGAGCGCACCGCCGACTTCTTCCTCGCGGAGTACGCGCTGAACGCCCGCCTCGCCGAGTATCCGAAGCCGGTCGTGACGATCGCCGACGGGATCACGATGGGCGGCGGCGTGGGGCTCGCTTCCCACGCCGGGCACCGTGTGGTCACCGAGCGCTCGCAACTGGCGATGCCCGAGACGCGTATCGGCTTCACCCCGGACGTCGGGGGCACGTGGCTGCTCGCGCATGCGCCCGGGCGCATCGGCGAGTATCTCGCGCTGACCGGGGGCACGATGGATGCGGCCGACGCGATCTACGCCGGGTTCGCCGACCACCTCGTTCCCTCCGACCGAATCGACGCCTTCCGCGACGCGCTCGAGACGCGCGCCGACCCGCAGGGACCGGCGGAGCTCGTGCTCCTGTTCGACGAGACGCCCGACACCTCGCGCCTCGAGGCGGCGAGAGCGTGGATCGACGACGCGTTCTCTGCCGATACGGTGACCGAGATCCTCGCGCGGCTGCGCGCGCATCCCGAACCGGATGCGGCCGCCGCCGCCGAGCTGATCGCCTCGCTCTCGCCCACAGCGCTGAGCGTGACGCTCGAGGCCGTGCGGCGCGCACGGCGCAAGCGGTCGCTCCGCGAGGTACTGGAGCAGGAATACGGGCTCGTGATGTGGTTCGCCCTCACCCAACCGGACCTGGTCGAGGGCATCCGCGCGCAGCTCGTGGACAAGGACCGGTCCCCGCACTGGGATCCCGCCTCGCTCGACGATCTCGA
- a CDS encoding SseB family protein encodes MTEPTVVDLAILQAREQRLTMQTVLWTFAASTVYAPSGGDPGEDFRGFQPVYYPGASERVLAVFTDPDLASELDALAPWMVTFTGADLIRRMPAGEGLVVNAGSSVGFELPAAGLAAFRQELDAARGLAPS; translated from the coding sequence ATGACTGAACCGACCGTCGTCGATCTGGCGATCCTGCAGGCGCGCGAGCAGCGTTTGACGATGCAGACCGTGCTGTGGACGTTCGCCGCATCCACCGTCTACGCGCCCAGCGGCGGCGACCCCGGCGAGGATTTCCGGGGCTTCCAGCCGGTGTACTACCCGGGGGCCTCCGAGCGCGTGCTGGCCGTGTTCACCGACCCCGACCTCGCGAGCGAGCTCGACGCCCTCGCGCCGTGGATGGTGACGTTCACCGGTGCCGACCTCATCCGCCGCATGCCGGCAGGCGAAGGCCTCGTCGTGAACGCGGGCTCGAGCGTCGGCTTCGAGCTTCCCGCAGCGGGCCTCGCCGCCTTCCGCCAGGAGCTGGACGCCGCACGGGGTCTCGCCCCGTCCTGA
- a CDS encoding WXG100 family type VII secretion target, translating into MSVRPEQVIALSQQIRGGANGIKSQLETLESEVGKLRASWNGEAQNAYDDAQRKWNQSLIALNTLLEQIAAKTEEISQGYVSTDRSAAGRFAL; encoded by the coding sequence ATGTCCGTCCGTCCCGAGCAGGTCATCGCGCTCTCGCAGCAGATCCGCGGCGGCGCCAACGGGATCAAGTCTCAGCTCGAGACCCTCGAGTCCGAGGTCGGCAAGCTCCGCGCTTCCTGGAATGGTGAGGCGCAGAACGCCTACGACGACGCTCAGCGCAAGTGGAACCAGTCGCTGATCGCCCTCAACACGCTCCTCGAGCAGATCGCGGCCAAGACCGAAGAGATCTCGCAGGGCTACGTCTCGACCGACCGTTCGGCTGCCGGGCGCTTCGCGCTCTGA